A window from Limanda limanda chromosome 14, fLimLim1.1, whole genome shotgun sequence encodes these proteins:
- the uimc1 gene encoding BRCA1-A complex subunit RAP80: protein MSVRKHIVQEMTNVPTEIISDDDTQELEAEDHRDGKDEFSSSLPSSSSARNTRRRERENQSQPKEMTEEEMMDLALRLSEQEASHTALQLQREEEAMMKAIQESKQNRLHGSRFINRHGPGSKRPLPSEPALNMVVQSQPGSPSQSQSPPAHALLRRRPPCSNGTRPPPIDQEVSRDVCTPEIDLTQETKRAGEEIKNRNKKRKRKEGVPLETSGVSQTTESQASPGGSEPLDSLSLLHKSPVFLSADVRALVHVPRLSQDLLETCRSSGFVLCSQDTSASPQTSAQPKSPTFPRSPGNLASCPRSPASLQEEDEEETQRTQSPEFLTSPVFGRNSPPETSPRACRPLLRVCETSSSEESVTSSVRTTPARHQSPAFPRSHAPPPERSPICGSPVFSAEPGHGPSPSPVFGRNHRREVGDDEPKTSVVPSEVERSNSEVSRAVGEESSQRPTQRCSSEPHQEDARWTRTPVASLSEGSQETPADLNPAETELTSDMTLLWSDKDEDVTPTGSPSPVFPEERGAGRAEVRVSSLNHDSADSPGAERRNSSAERQPGGSGGAGAPPAVGPTVQYHWGVPFCPRGLDPDRYTQVILAQMDVYNTSLKRAQRRLLRKAPWGGAILPQPEKSPSPESFADSPPRVVLRRRGLRLKKTNESEESPPAEEEEEGGEQRDEEEAEKQKSEGGEEERMDTDDCDVCPETQLSNNDDEETQDLTTDAGAELRPEGPELPEVQMIPGEDPPAAVEPTPREHKDEMEVDVCGSKEGNIPVAGAGRPPQREEEDLEDGVDPDVEETKVQRLVEPGAPPPRPEASVACPMCQGSFPVTRIERHAAFCDGDVSVLDEREPGVSSKPRRKRRRAEVPEAEETSDSASSSRNQEKCFLCQKKFSLREYTRHTELCLQRRTQKSESRGNLLSALEQTESRGSEAGPSGTRVQPAEVIDLRDEDDDEEEEEEDGVRALRVSSSPIRSFTPISEATGCLIDFRRQQRAKKPSHRRR, encoded by the exons ATGTCTGTGAGGAAACACATCGTCCAGGAGATGACCAACGTTCCCACAGAGATCATCAGCGACGACGacacacaggagctggaggctgaggACCACCGGGATGGGAAG GACGagttctcctcctcgctgcctTCTTCGTCATCAGCTCGAAACACTCGCAGGAGAGAGCGTGAAAACCAAAGCCAACCCAAAG AGATGaccgaggaggagatgatggacCTGGCTCTGCGTCTGAGCGAACAGGAAGCCAGCCACACGGCGCTCCAGCtgcagcgggaggaggaggccatGATGAAGGCCATCCAAGAGAGC AAACAGAACCGGCTTCATGGATCCAGGTTTATTAACCGACATGGACCCGGTTCCAAAAGGCCGCTGCCTTCAGAACCAGCATTAAAT ATGGTCGTCCAGTCTCAGCCGGGCTCGCCATCCCAGAGTCAGAGCCCCCCCGCCCACGCCTTGCTCCGACGCAGACCCCCGTGCTCCAATGGGACGAGGCCGCCGCCCATCGACCAGGAAGTCTCCAGGGACGTGTGTACGCCGGAGATCGACCTGACCCAGG AAACAAAAAGAGCGGGAGAAGAAATAAAGAACAGGAATAAAAAGCggaaaaggaaagaaggagtTCCTCTGGAGACGTCCGGCGTTTCCCAGACGACGGAGTCTCAGGCGTCGCCCGGCGGCTCCGAGCCTCTGgactcactgtctctgctccacAAGTCGCCCGTCTTCCTGTCAGCTGACGTCCGGGCGCTGGTCCACGTGCCGCGGCTCAGCCAGGACCTGCTGGAGACCTGCAGGAGCTCAGGGTTCGTCTTGTGCTCTCAGGACACGAGTGCCTCCCCTCAGACGTCAGCTCAACCCAAGAGCCCCACGTTTCCCAGAAGCCCCGGGAACCTGGCGTCCTGTCCGAGGAGTCCCGcctctctgcaggaggaagacgaggaagaaaCGCAGCGGACGCAGAGTCCCGAGTTCTTAACAAGTCCCGTGTTCGGCAGGAACTCTCCACCTGAGACGAGTCCCAGAGCCTGCAGGCCTCTCCTCCGGGTCTGTgagacctcctcctctgaggaGAGTGTGACCTCCTCTGTGAGGACCACTCCCGCTCGCCATCAGAGCCCCGCCTTCCCAAGAAGCCACGCCCCTCCCCCGGAGAGATCACCGATCTGCGGCAGCCCCGTCTTCTCAGCTGAGCCGGGTCACGGCCCTTCTCCCAGTCCGGTGTTCGGCAGGAACCACAGACGAGAGGTCGGTGATGACGAGCCGAAGACGTCTGTGGTTCCTTCAGAGGTCGAAAGGTCAAACAGTGAAGTGAGTCGAGCCGTCGGCGAGGAGTCTTCTCAGAGGCCGACGCAG CGCTGCAGCTCTGAGCCTCATCAGGAGGACGCCCGGTGGACCAGGACCCCCGTGGCGTCTCTGTCAG AAGGTTCACAGGAGACGCCTGCAGACCTGAACCCAGCAGAGACGGAGCTGACCAGCGACATGACGCTGCTCTGGTCTGACAAGGACGAGGACGTCACG CCGACAGGTTCTCCGAGCCCGGTCTTCCCAGAGGAGAGAGGCGCTGGTCGGGCAGAGGTTCGGGTTTCCTCCCTGAACCACGACTCAGCAGATTCTCCAGGAGCAGAGCGGAGAAACAG CTCCGCAGAGCGACAGCCAGGcggcagcgggggggcgggtgCTCCGCCTGCAGTGGGCCCGACGGTCCAGTACCACTGGGGGGTGCCGTTCTGCCCCCGGGGCCTGGACCCGGACCGCTACACACAG gtgatCCTGGCTcagatggacgtttacaacacCAGTCTGAAACGGGCTCAGAGGCGTCTGCTGAGGAAGGCGCCGTGGGGGGGCGCCATCCTGCCGCAGCCGGAG AAATCTCCTTCACCGGAGTCGTTTGCAGATTCTCCTCCACGTGTTGTTCTGAGAAG ACGAGGTCTCAGGTTGAAGAAGACAAACGAGAGTGAAGAgtctcctccagctgaggaagaggaggagggaggggagcagagggatgaagaggaggcagagaagcagaagagtgagggaggagaagaagagaggatggATACTGACGACTGTGACGTTTGTCCAG aAACTCAACTGAGTAACAACGATGACGAGGAAACACAAGATCTGACGACTGACGCTGGAGCCGAG CTCCGACCTGAAGGTCCTGAGCTCCCTGAGGTCCAGATGATTCCTGGAGAAGATCCTCCAGCCGCGGTCGAGCCGACGCCGCGGGAGCACAAGGACGAGATGGAGGTGGACG TCTGTGGATCAAAGGAGGGAAACATCCCTGTCGCCGGCGCTGGACGTCCAcctcagagagaggaggaggacctgGAGGACGGCGTGGATCCAGATGTGGAGGAGACGAAGGTCCAGCGGCTGGTGGAGCCCGGCGCCCCCCCTCCCCGACCCGAGGCCAGCGTGGCCTGTCCCATGTGTCAGGGATCCTTCCCCGTGACGAGGATCGAGCGGCACGCGGCGTTCTGCGACGGAGACGTGTCGGTGCTGGAcgagcgagaacccggag TGTCGTCGAAGCCTCGGAGGAAGCGTCGGCGAGCTGAGGTCCCTGAAGCCGAGGAGACGAGCGACtccgccagcagcagcag GAACCAAGAGAAGTGCTTCCTCTGTCAGAAGAAGTTTTCTCTGAGAGAATACACCCGACACACCGAGCTGTGCCTGCAGCGCCGGACCCAGAAGTCTGAGAGC AGAGGAAATCTGCTCTCAGCTCTGGAACAAACAGAAAGCCGAGGATCAG aagCCGGGCCGTCGGGAACCAGAGTCCAGCCGGC AGAGGTCATCGACCTGCGGGACGAAGAcgacgatgaagaggaggaggaggaggacggcgtGCGGGCGCTGAGGGTCAGCAGCTCGCCCATCAGGTCCTTCACTCCCATCTCAGAGGCCACGGGCTGCCTCATCGACTTCAGGAGGCAGCAGCGAGCCAAGAAGCCCAGTCACCGGAGGAGATGA